From Nicotiana tabacum cultivar K326 chromosome 20, ASM71507v2, whole genome shotgun sequence, one genomic window encodes:
- the LOC107787703 gene encoding putative mitochondrial protein AtMg00240, producing the protein MEVNQRFTSAKFYHSYKAKDNANELLFDPTCYQKLVGKLLHLTMTLPDISYTIQNLSKFMYRPKRSHMEGARRVVKYLKDAPGLGILLSSKPSSQLTVYCDADWATCPMTKRPVCGFIVKLGDSLSS; encoded by the coding sequence ATGGAGGTCAATCAAAGGTTTACCAGTGCAAAATTTTATCACAGTTATAAGGCTAAGGACAATGCTAATGAGTTGTTGTTTGATCCCACTTGCTATCAGAAATTGGTAGGGAAGCTACTCCACCTAACAATGACTCTGCCAGATATAAGCTACACAATACAGAACCTGAGTAAATTTATGTATAGACCAAAGAGATCACACATGGAAGGTGCTCGAAGGGTGGTGAAGTACTTGAAAGATGCACCTGGTTTGGGCATCTTGTTATCTTCTAAGCCTTCCTCACAGCTcacggtttattgtgatgcagaTTGGGCCACTTGTCCCATGACAAAAAGGCCAGTTTGTGGATTTATAGTAAAGCTGGGAGATTCCTTAAGCTCTTGA